From Pontibacter actiniarum, a single genomic window includes:
- a CDS encoding efflux RND transporter permease subunit → MNYRKLSYLVLLLVAVLTALSVFFASRLRFDYNFDNFFPKGDPDLAYYFSYRDKFGNDNDYILIGLDNQGKSLFDKSFLTKVDSLTKFLQRQPHVEAVLSPTTVSSPVIEQFGYFEIPYLHMYEPERYEQDSINIYTSRELIGTLFSEDATAVSLFVQTSDDLSKGASDTLIAALSQQLERLQLQEKHVAGKALAQSVFVDKMKVELAIFMSASILLVIFFLWITFRTAWGVLVPLVVVLLSVLWGMGVMGLFNKPIDLMTVLLPTIMFVVGMSDVIHIMSRYVTEIGNGMEKLPALKLTVREVGVATLLTSLTTAIGFLTLLTTAIVPIRNFGLYTAISIGLAFILAFTVLPAILLLIKKPNPVRAKRVSLSWPVLLRSLLRYVLVHPKAILLCSAAVVAISLAGISQIKVDTTLLEDLGDKDPIVKDFQYFEQKFSGVRPFELHLVAGEGHTMYDLEVLQQIDKLETYLYSRYGLNFITSPATVVKTLNRAQNGGLQEHYTLPEGKAGLQRIKRRLQALRNSNELRSVVTADASEGRLTGKMKDIGSASASQRNDSLRAFIAQNINPDLLQTRLTGSALLLDKNNEYVTANMMQGLLIAFAVIAVIVGLIFRSLRMVIISLIPNVIPLLMIGGIMGFMGINMTVSVSIIFTIAFGIAVDDTIHFLSKLKLELLAGRSLPYAIKRTFISAGKAIIITSCILVAGFLTLVLSTFDATFYVGLFVSLTLVFAVVADLFLLPVLILLFYRHPKK, encoded by the coding sequence TTGAACTACAGAAAATTAAGTTACCTCGTACTGCTGCTGGTGGCTGTACTTACCGCCCTCAGCGTGTTCTTCGCCTCCCGCCTTCGTTTCGACTACAACTTCGACAACTTCTTTCCGAAAGGCGACCCCGACCTGGCGTACTATTTTAGCTACCGCGATAAGTTCGGCAACGACAACGACTATATTCTGATCGGGCTCGACAACCAGGGCAAAAGCCTGTTCGACAAAAGTTTCCTGACGAAAGTGGACAGCCTGACCAAGTTCCTGCAGCGGCAGCCCCATGTGGAGGCGGTGCTTTCTCCTACCACTGTTTCCAGCCCGGTAATTGAGCAATTCGGCTATTTTGAGATTCCGTACCTGCACATGTATGAGCCGGAGCGTTACGAGCAGGACTCCATCAACATCTATACTTCCCGGGAGCTGATAGGCACCCTTTTCTCAGAGGACGCCACGGCAGTATCGTTGTTTGTGCAGACGAGCGATGATTTGAGCAAAGGCGCCAGCGACACCCTGATCGCAGCCCTAAGCCAGCAACTGGAGCGGCTGCAGCTACAGGAAAAGCACGTGGCCGGAAAAGCGCTGGCCCAGTCTGTGTTCGTCGATAAAATGAAGGTAGAGCTGGCCATCTTTATGTCGGCCTCCATCCTGCTGGTTATCTTCTTTCTCTGGATCACTTTCCGTACGGCCTGGGGCGTTCTGGTGCCGCTGGTCGTGGTGCTGCTCTCGGTGCTTTGGGGGATGGGGGTAATGGGCCTGTTCAACAAGCCCATCGACCTCATGACGGTACTGCTGCCGACCATAATGTTTGTGGTGGGCATGTCAGATGTCATCCACATCATGTCGCGCTACGTCACGGAGATCGGCAACGGCATGGAGAAGCTGCCCGCCCTCAAGCTCACAGTCAGGGAAGTTGGCGTGGCAACGTTACTGACCTCCCTGACGACTGCCATCGGCTTCCTGACCCTGCTCACCACCGCCATCGTGCCGATCCGTAACTTTGGCCTGTACACGGCTATTTCCATCGGGCTTGCCTTTATACTTGCCTTTACGGTGCTCCCTGCCATTCTGCTCCTGATAAAGAAACCAAACCCCGTGCGGGCAAAGCGGGTAAGCCTGTCCTGGCCGGTGCTGCTGCGCTCCCTGTTGCGCTATGTGCTCGTTCATCCCAAGGCCATACTTCTTTGCAGCGCCGCAGTTGTTGCCATCAGCCTGGCGGGCATCAGCCAGATAAAAGTAGATACCACCTTGCTGGAGGACCTGGGCGACAAGGACCCGATCGTGAAGGACTTCCAGTACTTTGAGCAAAAGTTTTCGGGGGTGCGGCCTTTCGAGCTGCACCTGGTGGCCGGCGAAGGCCACACTATGTATGACCTGGAGGTGCTGCAGCAGATTGATAAACTGGAGACCTACCTCTACTCCCGCTATGGCCTCAACTTTATCACCTCTCCTGCCACAGTAGTAAAAACCCTGAACCGGGCTCAGAACGGCGGTCTGCAAGAGCACTACACGTTACCTGAAGGCAAGGCCGGTCTGCAGCGTATCAAACGCCGCCTGCAGGCCCTGCGCAACAGCAACGAGCTGCGCAGCGTTGTTACGGCTGATGCCTCGGAAGGGCGGCTGACCGGCAAAATGAAGGACATCGGCAGTGCCAGCGCTTCACAGCGCAACGACTCGCTGCGGGCGTTTATCGCGCAAAACATAAACCCCGATTTACTGCAGACACGGCTGACCGGCAGCGCACTGCTCCTGGACAAGAACAACGAATACGTGACCGCCAACATGATGCAGGGGCTGCTGATCGCCTTTGCCGTCATCGCGGTGATTGTGGGGCTGATCTTCCGCTCGCTGCGCATGGTCATCATTTCGCTGATCCCCAACGTTATCCCGCTGCTGATGATCGGGGGAATCATGGGCTTTATGGGCATCAACATGACGGTGTCGGTATCGATTATCTTCACCATTGCCTTCGGGATAGCCGTGGACGACACGATCCATTTCCTGAGTAAGCTAAAGCTGGAGCTGCTGGCCGGCAGGTCGCTTCCGTATGCCATCAAGCGCACCTTCATTTCGGCAGGCAAAGCCATCATCATCACCTCCTGCATCCTGGTGGCCGGCTTCCTCACGCTCGTGCTCTCCACCTTCGATGCCACCTTTTACGTGGGGCTGTTTGTGAGCCTTACCCTGGTGTTTGCCGTGGTGGCCGACCTGTTTCTGCTACCCGTCCTGATCCTCCTTTTCTACCGTCATCCAAAAAAATAA
- a CDS encoding thymidylate synthase — MKQYLELMQHILDKGVKKEDRTGTGTLSIFGHQMRFNLAEGFPLVTTKKVHLRSIIHELLWFLKGDTNIAYLKENGVSIWDEWADENGNLGPVYGSQWRSWPTPDGRHIDQISQVVNQLKNNPDSRRIIVSAWNVAEIENMKLPPCHAFYQFYVAEGKLSCQLYQRSADVFLGVPFNIASYALLVLMMAQVTGLKPGEFIWTGGDTHLYLNHLEQAQLQLTREPRELPVMKLNPEVKNIFDFTYEDFELVNYQPHPGIKAPVAV, encoded by the coding sequence ATGAAGCAATATTTAGAGTTGATGCAGCACATCCTGGACAAGGGGGTGAAGAAAGAAGACCGCACAGGCACAGGCACCCTGAGTATATTTGGCCACCAAATGCGCTTTAACCTGGCGGAAGGCTTCCCGCTCGTGACGACGAAGAAAGTGCATTTGCGCTCCATTATACATGAGCTGCTGTGGTTTTTAAAGGGCGATACAAACATTGCTTACCTCAAGGAGAACGGGGTGAGCATTTGGGACGAGTGGGCGGATGAGAACGGCAACCTGGGCCCGGTGTACGGCTCTCAGTGGCGTAGCTGGCCTACCCCCGACGGCCGCCACATCGATCAGATTTCGCAGGTGGTGAACCAGCTGAAAAACAACCCTGACTCGCGCCGCATAATTGTGAGCGCCTGGAACGTGGCGGAGATCGAAAACATGAAGCTGCCGCCCTGCCATGCCTTTTACCAGTTCTATGTGGCAGAGGGGAAACTCTCGTGCCAGCTTTACCAGCGCTCGGCCGATGTGTTCCTGGGCGTGCCGTTTAACATCGCCTCTTACGCGCTGCTTGTCCTGATGATGGCGCAGGTAACGGGCCTGAAGCCGGGTGAGTTTATCTGGACCGGCGGCGACACCCACCTTTACCTGAACCACCTGGAGCAGGCCCAACTGCAGCTTACCCGTGAGCCGCGCGAACTGCCTGTGATGAAGCTGAACCCGGAGGTTAAGAACATCTTCGATTTCACGTATGAGGATTTTGAGCTGGTAAACTATCAGCCGCACCCGGGTATAAAAGCACCGGTGGCCGTGTAA
- a CDS encoding DUF1569 domain-containing protein: MTDIIHGREEILALLRSLKADRQPAFGIMTPQHMVEHLAFTVRFSNGKLPQQLYYREEKAQKFKQYTIYSDREMVPGFRAPMLTEALSPLAHADLPEAIEALGRELEAFDSFFLLHPDEKPVNPTMGALTYQEWVTFHNKHFRHHLRQYNLA; encoded by the coding sequence ATGACAGACATTATCCACGGAAGAGAGGAGATTCTGGCGCTGCTGCGTTCGCTGAAAGCAGACAGGCAGCCAGCCTTTGGCATCATGACGCCGCAGCACATGGTAGAGCACCTGGCTTTTACCGTTCGCTTTTCCAACGGCAAGCTGCCCCAGCAGTTGTACTACCGTGAGGAAAAGGCGCAGAAGTTTAAGCAGTACACCATCTACAGCGACCGGGAAATGGTGCCTGGCTTCCGGGCGCCGATGCTGACGGAGGCGCTGTCGCCGCTTGCGCATGCAGACCTGCCGGAAGCGATTGAGGCGCTGGGGAGGGAGTTGGAGGCTTTCGACTCCTTTTTCCTGTTGCACCCGGATGAGAAGCCGGTAAACCCAACTATGGGTGCGTTAACTTATCAGGAGTGGGTAACCTTTCATAACAAACATTTCCGGCACCACCTGCGGCAGTACAACCTTGCGTAA
- a CDS encoding MBL fold metallo-hydrolase translates to MKLKTMLALAFSLAFAQAQAQQTATPDTIRTKQGPLVVQPVSHGSLVLNYNGKNIYVDPTGGAEAYAGLAKPDLILITDIHGDHLDPETLRALETSGVKVVVPQAVADQLPEQYKQQLVVLKNGENTTQQGIAIKAIPMYNLPESPDAMHPKGRGNGYLLEMGGKRVYLSGDTEGTPEMRQLKNIDVAFVSMNLPYTMDVDQAADAVLAFKPKVVYPYHYRGKDGLSDVDSFKQQVNAKNKQIDVRLKDWYPAQ, encoded by the coding sequence ATGAAACTAAAAACGATGCTCGCCTTAGCCTTCAGCCTTGCCTTTGCGCAGGCGCAGGCGCAACAAACAGCCACGCCAGATACCATCCGCACAAAGCAGGGGCCGCTGGTGGTGCAGCCGGTGTCACACGGTTCGCTGGTACTCAACTACAACGGTAAAAATATCTATGTGGACCCTACCGGAGGCGCAGAAGCTTATGCGGGCCTGGCTAAGCCCGATCTGATCCTGATCACGGACATCCACGGCGATCACCTGGACCCCGAAACGCTGCGTGCGCTGGAGACCTCGGGCGTTAAAGTGGTCGTGCCGCAGGCTGTGGCGGACCAGCTGCCGGAGCAGTACAAGCAGCAACTGGTGGTGCTGAAGAACGGCGAAAACACGACCCAGCAAGGAATCGCCATCAAAGCCATCCCGATGTATAACCTGCCGGAAAGCCCCGATGCAATGCACCCGAAGGGCCGTGGCAATGGCTACCTGCTCGAAATGGGCGGCAAGCGCGTATACCTTTCTGGCGACACGGAGGGCACACCTGAGATGCGCCAGCTCAAGAACATCGACGTGGCCTTTGTAAGCATGAACCTGCCCTACACCATGGATGTGGACCAGGCGGCAGACGCGGTGCTGGCGTTTAAGCCAAAGGTGGTGTACCCGTACCATTACCGCGGAAAAGACGGCCTGAGCGATGTAGATTCGTTTAAGCAGCAGGTGAACGCCAAAAACAAGCAGATTGATGTGCGGCTGAAGGACTGGTACCCGGCGCAGTAG
- a CDS encoding 3-ketoacyl-ACP reductase, translating to MESIKGKNALVTGAGKGIGRAIAIALAAEGVNVALMARTTSQLEEVAAEVQAKGVKAAVVTADVTDIDAVNKAVADAREQLGAFDILINNAGVGAFAKFLEMEPQKWENIIKVNLLGPYYVTRAVLPEMIERQTGDIVNISSTAGQKGAPVTSAYSASKFGLIGMSESLMQEVRKHNIRVTSLTPSTVATDMAIDLKLTDGNPERVMQPEDFAELIIAQLKLNRRVFVKEAGLWSTNP from the coding sequence ATGGAATCAATAAAAGGGAAAAACGCCCTGGTGACCGGTGCCGGAAAAGGCATTGGACGCGCCATCGCCATCGCATTGGCAGCAGAGGGCGTGAACGTAGCACTGATGGCCCGCACCACAAGCCAGCTGGAGGAAGTAGCCGCAGAGGTACAGGCTAAAGGCGTGAAAGCCGCTGTGGTAACCGCCGATGTGACTGATATCGACGCAGTAAACAAAGCTGTTGCCGATGCCCGCGAACAGCTGGGTGCTTTCGATATCCTCATTAACAACGCCGGTGTGGGTGCTTTCGCCAAGTTCCTGGAGATGGAGCCGCAGAAGTGGGAAAACATCATTAAAGTTAACCTGCTGGGGCCATACTATGTAACGCGTGCGGTGCTGCCAGAGATGATTGAGCGCCAGACCGGCGATATCGTGAACATCTCCTCTACTGCCGGGCAGAAAGGCGCCCCTGTAACAAGCGCTTACAGTGCCTCCAAGTTTGGCCTGATCGGGATGTCTGAGTCGCTGATGCAGGAGGTGCGCAAGCACAACATCCGCGTGACTTCGCTTACGCCTAGCACCGTCGCCACTGACATGGCTATCGACCTGAAACTAACCGACGGCAACCCGGAGCGCGTGATGCAACCGGAGGATTTTGCGGAACTGATCATCGCGCAGCTGAAACTGAACCGCCGCGTGTTTGTGAAAGAGGCCGGTTTGTGGTCTACCAACCCGTAA
- a CDS encoding M4 family metallopeptidase: MRKVYILASLLAGGLTCTLPAQAQQQERMQQSRENANGAPKLIEFKASGKQALRVSESDQALRSYLNLSADEDLRPKKHEVDKLGYRHQRYAQFYKGVRVEYGDYTVHSKNGMIQAMSGELKKIKGLSTTPAVPARAALQKALAFVGAKKYMWQVPEQEAWIKQLKNDSRATFYPEGELVVVQNYLSQDKEKQGQQVLAWKFDVYAQEPLSRDYIYVDAHSGEVVHKDAIIKHAAASATAATRYSGTKTITTDSYSGSYRLRDYSRGSGIETYNCKTGTSYNSATDFTDGDNSWTSGEYNNTAKDNAALDAHWAAQMTYDYFKNKHNRNSYDGNGAAIKSYVHYDVSYENAFWNGSVMTYGDGATRFDALTSLDVGAHEIGHAVCSSTANLVYSNESGALNEGLSDIWAAAVEQFAAPAKSTWLIGEDIDKQRPSLRSMSDPNAESQPDTYKGTYWYSGTGDNGGVHTNSGVLNHWFYILSVGKSGTNDIGVSFNVAGIGIEDAAKIVYRMESVYMTSNSNYADARTFAIKAAEDIFGAGSNQVVQTTNAWNAVGVGGKYGEISYCASQGGNASYEWIAGVKIGSFTKTSGAAGYTDFTASTVTLSAGSSNAITLTPGFASTTYNEYWKIWIDYNKDGDFDDAGELVFDAGGLSKTAVSGTLNVSASASGSTRMRVSMKYNGAQTACESFGYGEVEDYTVSFSSAPATCAVPSGLSASGVSTTAATLSWGAVTGATGYTVRFRASGTSTWTTSSVTGTTASVTGLAAGTAYEYQVSTVCTGGSSAYSASSTFTTSAGSVTYCASKGSNSSYEWIDLVQFAGINNTSGNDGGYRDNTSMVATVTPGSSHTIYISTGFASTAYTEYWKVWIDFNGDGDFNDTGEQVVSGSSSSSGTLSATVSVPASATPGTTRMRVSMKYNAAQTACETFSYGEVEDYSVNISSTAVAGFATSQSASAKLLGNEPANAALVYPNPAREYLHLNTAAKGTTVRVLSITGAELLQVSLQEGSNRLNVSQLPKGIYTVELNDGQKKLHQRFVKE, translated from the coding sequence ATGAGGAAAGTTTACATTTTAGCCTCGCTCCTGGCGGGCGGGCTTACCTGCACTTTGCCAGCACAGGCACAGCAGCAGGAGCGTATGCAACAGAGCCGGGAAAATGCCAACGGCGCTCCCAAGCTCATTGAGTTCAAAGCCTCCGGCAAGCAGGCCCTGCGGGTGAGCGAGTCGGACCAGGCACTGCGGTCCTACCTAAACTTGTCAGCAGACGAGGATTTGCGACCTAAAAAGCATGAGGTGGACAAGCTGGGCTACCGGCACCAGCGCTATGCACAGTTCTACAAAGGAGTACGCGTGGAGTATGGGGACTACACGGTACACTCCAAGAACGGCATGATACAGGCCATGAGCGGAGAGCTGAAAAAGATCAAAGGACTGAGCACAACACCTGCCGTACCGGCACGTGCCGCTCTGCAGAAGGCCCTGGCTTTTGTGGGCGCCAAAAAGTACATGTGGCAGGTGCCGGAGCAGGAAGCCTGGATCAAGCAGTTAAAAAACGACAGCCGTGCCACCTTCTACCCGGAAGGGGAACTGGTGGTTGTGCAGAACTACCTGAGCCAGGACAAGGAAAAACAAGGGCAGCAGGTGCTGGCTTGGAAGTTTGACGTGTATGCCCAGGAGCCGCTCAGCCGTGACTACATTTACGTTGACGCGCACAGCGGTGAAGTCGTGCACAAGGACGCCATTATTAAACACGCGGCGGCCTCTGCCACGGCGGCAACACGCTACAGCGGCACTAAAACCATTACCACCGACAGCTACAGCGGCTCTTACCGCCTCCGCGACTACAGCCGGGGCAGCGGCATCGAGACCTATAACTGTAAGACCGGCACCAGTTACAACTCCGCCACCGATTTTACGGACGGCGACAACAGCTGGACCTCCGGGGAGTACAACAACACGGCCAAAGACAACGCGGCGCTGGATGCCCACTGGGCCGCGCAGATGACCTACGACTATTTCAAGAACAAGCACAACCGGAACAGCTACGACGGAAACGGCGCCGCGATCAAAAGCTATGTGCACTATGACGTCAGCTACGAGAATGCGTTCTGGAACGGCTCTGTGATGACCTACGGCGACGGGGCCACACGCTTCGATGCCCTGACGAGCCTGGATGTAGGCGCTCATGAAATTGGCCACGCCGTTTGCTCCAGCACAGCGAACCTTGTATACAGCAACGAGTCGGGAGCGCTAAACGAGGGCCTGTCCGATATTTGGGCGGCCGCCGTAGAGCAGTTTGCCGCCCCAGCCAAATCTACCTGGCTGATCGGCGAGGACATTGACAAACAGCGCCCGTCACTTCGCTCCATGAGCGACCCGAACGCAGAGAGCCAGCCGGACACCTACAAAGGCACCTACTGGTACTCCGGCACCGGCGACAACGGCGGGGTGCATACCAACAGCGGAGTCCTGAACCACTGGTTCTACATACTTTCGGTTGGCAAATCCGGCACCAATGATATTGGCGTAAGCTTTAACGTGGCAGGTATTGGCATAGAGGACGCAGCCAAAATTGTGTATCGCATGGAAAGCGTGTACATGACCTCCAACTCCAATTACGCTGACGCCCGTACCTTCGCCATTAAGGCGGCAGAGGACATTTTCGGTGCTGGCTCTAACCAGGTTGTGCAGACGACAAATGCCTGGAACGCCGTGGGCGTGGGAGGCAAGTATGGCGAGATATCCTACTGTGCCTCTCAGGGTGGCAACGCATCCTATGAGTGGATTGCCGGCGTGAAGATCGGCAGCTTTACCAAAACTTCCGGAGCAGCCGGCTATACCGACTTCACCGCAAGCACTGTTACACTCAGCGCCGGCAGCAGCAACGCCATCACCCTGACACCCGGCTTTGCCAGCACAACTTACAACGAGTACTGGAAGATCTGGATAGACTATAACAAAGACGGGGATTTTGATGATGCCGGTGAGCTGGTATTCGATGCGGGCGGCCTGAGCAAAACCGCCGTTTCCGGTACGTTAAATGTTTCCGCTTCGGCCTCGGGCAGCACGCGCATGCGCGTATCCATGAAGTATAACGGAGCGCAGACAGCCTGCGAGTCGTTCGGCTACGGCGAGGTGGAGGACTACACCGTTAGCTTCTCCTCTGCACCGGCCACCTGTGCCGTACCGTCAGGCTTGTCGGCATCCGGTGTTAGTACGACAGCCGCCACGCTTTCGTGGGGTGCCGTAACAGGAGCCACAGGCTATACCGTTCGCTTCAGGGCAAGCGGCACAAGCACCTGGACGACAAGCAGCGTAACGGGCACCACGGCGAGTGTAACAGGTTTGGCGGCAGGCACGGCCTATGAGTACCAGGTCAGCACCGTGTGCACCGGCGGAAGCTCAGCCTATTCTGCTTCGTCTACCTTTACAACAAGTGCCGGCAGTGTCACTTACTGTGCTTCCAAAGGCAGCAACTCCAGCTACGAGTGGATAGACCTGGTGCAGTTTGCCGGCATCAACAATACCTCGGGCAACGACGGCGGCTACCGGGACAACACCAGCATGGTCGCCACAGTGACTCCGGGCAGTAGCCATACCATTTACATCAGCACCGGCTTTGCCAGCACCGCCTATACCGAATACTGGAAAGTATGGATTGACTTTAACGGAGACGGTGACTTCAACGACACAGGCGAGCAGGTGGTAAGCGGCTCCAGCTCCAGTAGCGGCACCCTGAGCGCAACCGTAAGCGTACCTGCCTCAGCTACACCGGGAACTACGCGTATGCGTGTATCCATGAAGTACAACGCCGCCCAGACGGCCTGCGAAACCTTCAGCTACGGTGAGGTGGAGGACTACAGTGTAAACATCAGCAGCACGGCCGTGGCAGGATTTGCCACTTCGCAAAGCGCGAGCGCTAAACTGCTGGGTAACGAGCCGGCAAACGCGGCGCTGGTGTACCCTAACCCGGCGCGGGAGTACCTGCACCTGAACACAGCGGCCAAAGGCACAACAGTGCGCGTGCTAAGCATAACAGGTGCTGAGCTACTGCAGGTAAGCCTACAGGAAGGCAGTAACCGCCTGAACGTGTCGCAGCTACCGAAGGGCATCTACACTGTCGAGCTAAACGACGGGCAGAAAAAACTGCATCAGCGATTTGTAAAAGAATAG
- a CDS encoding aminotransferase class IV gives MLYNNHLLQEQELQVPVSDRAFQYNDGFFETAIIADGRLRFWAQHQQRMQEAAEALQLQVPPYFFDTAFEEQLLALARHEAADRYGRLKLKVWRAGAGLYTPNTNAVNWLATAQPASPAPYTPLHIGVCRNVHTVPTPLSQVKGPNAPLYVLAGLEKQAQQKDDLLLLSAAGMVSEMISSNVFWLRENVLYTPALETGCVKGILRRNIIGWCQSQGIACQEVKHAPEQLLQAEAVFAANVTGIRGVASINGAPVRQQESFLTMLRQDLHL, from the coding sequence TTGCTTTACAACAATCACCTGCTCCAAGAGCAGGAGCTACAGGTACCTGTTTCAGACAGGGCCTTTCAGTATAACGACGGTTTTTTCGAGACAGCCATCATTGCCGACGGGCGGCTGCGCTTCTGGGCACAGCACCAGCAGCGCATGCAGGAAGCGGCAGAAGCCCTGCAGCTGCAGGTACCCCCTTACTTTTTCGACACTGCCTTTGAGGAGCAGCTTTTGGCCTTGGCACGTCATGAAGCAGCCGACAGGTACGGGCGGCTGAAGTTAAAGGTCTGGCGGGCCGGTGCCGGGCTCTACACCCCGAACACGAACGCTGTGAACTGGCTTGCCACCGCACAGCCAGCCAGTCCCGCACCCTACACTCCCCTGCACATCGGTGTGTGCCGAAACGTGCATACAGTTCCCACACCGCTCTCCCAAGTAAAAGGGCCCAATGCGCCGCTTTACGTGCTGGCCGGGCTGGAAAAGCAGGCACAGCAAAAAGACGATCTGCTACTGCTTAGTGCAGCAGGCATGGTGTCAGAAATGATCTCATCCAACGTTTTTTGGCTGCGGGAGAACGTGCTTTATACACCGGCTTTGGAAACAGGCTGCGTCAAAGGAATCCTGCGCCGCAACATCATCGGCTGGTGCCAGTCCCAAGGAATAGCATGCCAGGAAGTAAAGCACGCACCGGAGCAGCTGTTGCAGGCTGAGGCTGTATTTGCCGCCAACGTAACGGGCATCCGAGGGGTAGCAAGTATAAACGGTGCGCCAGTCAGACAGCAGGAAAGCTTTCTGACGATGCTACGGCAAGACCTCCACCTTTAA
- the msrA gene encoding peptide-methionine (S)-S-oxide reductase MsrA produces the protein MITRTFLLLIFSIFCFTSCSEATNTDRYQASASEPQLAEEDTVGMAKATFAGGCFWCTEAYFERLKGVKAVISGYSGGTKPEPTYQEVSAGSTDYAEAVQVYYNPQQITYQELLEVFFATHDPTTLNRQGPDYGKQYRSVVFYRNPEEREKAEQYIDQLEQAGTYKDKIVTYVQPYKKFWPAEGYHQDYYRINPNDPYVTSVARPKVKKFEENYRDKLKPEYQK, from the coding sequence ATGATTACCAGAACCTTTTTACTTCTGATTTTTTCTATTTTTTGCTTTACCTCCTGCTCTGAGGCTACCAACACCGACCGCTACCAGGCCTCGGCCAGTGAGCCGCAGCTGGCGGAAGAGGACACCGTCGGCATGGCCAAAGCGACTTTCGCCGGTGGCTGCTTTTGGTGCACCGAAGCCTACTTTGAGCGCTTGAAAGGGGTGAAGGCGGTTATTTCGGGCTACTCGGGCGGAACAAAGCCAGAGCCGACCTACCAGGAGGTTAGTGCCGGGAGCACAGACTATGCCGAGGCGGTGCAGGTGTACTATAACCCGCAGCAAATAACCTATCAGGAACTTCTGGAAGTGTTTTTTGCCACCCACGACCCCACCACGCTGAACCGACAGGGCCCGGATTACGGAAAGCAGTATCGCTCCGTAGTCTTTTACCGCAACCCTGAGGAAAGGGAAAAGGCAGAGCAGTACATAGACCAGTTGGAACAGGCCGGTACCTATAAAGACAAAATTGTGACCTATGTACAGCCGTACAAGAAGTTCTGGCCTGCCGAAGGCTACCACCAGGACTACTACCGCATCAACCCCAACGACCCTTATGTAACATCGGTGGCGCGGCCCAAAGTGAAGAAGTTCGAAGAGAACTACCGGGACAAGCTGAAGCCAGAGTATCAGAAGTAA
- a CDS encoding phage holin family protein: MDFIIDLLVSAGVIVLLAYAMSSVHVKSFWTALWVAFLIGILNATIGWLLGGLLNLVSFFLLEALVSLIVTALMIKLVDLLVGNFKIDGFWPALVIAIATAIAIAVVGWIRGDSDAYALQQAPQPEKVELVA; this comes from the coding sequence ATGGACTTTATTATTGACTTACTTGTGAGTGCCGGTGTAATCGTGTTGCTGGCTTACGCCATGTCAAGCGTGCATGTCAAAAGCTTCTGGACGGCGCTCTGGGTTGCTTTCCTGATCGGCATTCTGAACGCCACCATCGGCTGGCTGCTGGGCGGGCTGCTCAACCTGGTGTCATTCTTTCTGCTCGAGGCGCTGGTGAGCCTTATTGTGACGGCGCTGATGATCAAACTGGTCGACCTGCTGGTTGGCAACTTTAAAATAGACGGTTTCTGGCCGGCCCTGGTAATTGCAATCGCTACGGCCATTGCGATTGCAGTTGTTGGATGGATAAGGGGAGACAGCGACGCATACGCCCTTCAGCAAGCCCCACAACCGGAAAAAGTGGAGTTAGTGGCATAA
- a CDS encoding BLUF domain-containing protein, translating to MYQLVYLSSAVELFREEELKDLLATSRLNNEKLHVTGMLLYHEGNFIQVLEGEQQLVMNLYHKIAQDNRHRGVIKLIGHPISERSFPDWSMGFKTITADRYKKVIGYLNPSKDEMLHAPEAAEDKAAISLLKIFTGTNIPNF from the coding sequence ATGTATCAACTTGTGTACTTGAGCTCTGCGGTAGAGCTGTTTCGTGAAGAGGAATTGAAGGACTTGCTGGCGACGTCTCGGTTAAACAACGAGAAGCTTCACGTTACCGGCATGCTGCTGTACCATGAAGGCAACTTCATACAGGTGTTGGAAGGGGAGCAGCAGCTGGTAATGAACCTGTACCATAAGATAGCGCAGGACAACAGGCACCGGGGCGTTATCAAGTTGATCGGCCACCCCATTAGCGAACGCAGCTTCCCGGACTGGTCTATGGGCTTCAAAACCATCACTGCGGACAGGTATAAAAAGGTAATTGGCTACCTCAACCCCTCGAAAGACGAAATGCTGCATGCCCCGGAGGCAGCGGAAGACAAGGCCGCCATCTCGCTGCTGAAAATCTTTACAGGTACAAACATCCCGAACTTCTAA